From Cellvibrio zantedeschiae, the proteins below share one genomic window:
- a CDS encoding KdsC family phosphatase: MSHSNSPSQFLAAPELEARAKRIKLLLLDVDGVLTDGCLYFSNQGDEFKTFSTLDGHGIKMLQKSGVKVGIITGRTSNLVAKRASDLGIKILVQGREDKWDALQEILAEHPLDLEEIAFMGDDWPDLTVMSRVGLALTPANGHFTVVERSHWQSHARGGEGAVREACDMLMKAQNTLDQLLKSYLA, from the coding sequence TTGAGTCATTCAAACTCACCGTCACAGTTTTTAGCCGCACCTGAACTAGAGGCTCGCGCCAAACGCATCAAACTACTCCTGTTGGATGTAGACGGCGTGTTAACCGATGGCTGTCTTTACTTCAGCAACCAGGGCGATGAATTCAAAACCTTCAGCACGCTCGACGGCCACGGCATAAAAATGCTGCAGAAAAGCGGTGTTAAAGTGGGCATTATCACTGGCCGCACCAGCAATCTAGTCGCCAAACGCGCAAGCGATTTGGGCATAAAAATTTTGGTGCAAGGCCGTGAAGACAAGTGGGATGCGCTGCAAGAAATTTTGGCCGAGCATCCACTCGACCTCGAAGAAATTGCATTTATGGGCGATGACTGGCCAGATTTGACAGTCATGTCCCGCGTTGGTTTGGCCTTAACCCCTGCTAACGGTCATTTCACAGTGGTCGAACGCTCCCACTGGCAAAGCCATGCACGTGGTGGTGAAGGTGCCGTGCGCGAAGCCTGCGATATGTTGATGAAAGCGCAAAATACGCTCGATCAGCTTTTAAAATCTTACTTGGCCTAA
- the hisG gene encoding ATP phosphoribosyltransferase, whose protein sequence is MSQTLTIALTKGRILEETLPLLAAAGIEPLEDMEKSRKLVFETSQEGVRLLLLRGADVPTYVQFGAADMGVSGKDTLMENGADGLYEPLDLNIARCKLMTAGVKGATTPAGRIRVATKYVNIAKQYYAAQGRQTDIIKLYGAMELAPIMNLADEIVDIVDTGNTLRANGLEPREFIADISSRLIVNKASMKMKHVQIQTIIDHIAKAVKAD, encoded by the coding sequence ATGAGTCAAACCCTAACCATAGCGCTCACTAAAGGGCGTATTTTGGAAGAGACACTGCCCTTATTGGCTGCGGCGGGTATTGAGCCGCTGGAAGATATGGAAAAGAGCCGCAAGCTTGTGTTTGAAACCAGTCAGGAAGGCGTACGCTTGTTGTTGCTTCGCGGTGCTGATGTTCCAACTTACGTGCAATTCGGCGCGGCAGATATGGGCGTTTCAGGTAAAGACACACTCATGGAAAACGGTGCAGATGGTTTGTACGAACCTTTGGATTTAAACATCGCCCGCTGCAAGCTGATGACTGCCGGCGTGAAAGGTGCAACTACACCCGCTGGTCGCATTCGTGTTGCAACTAAGTACGTGAATATCGCCAAACAATATTACGCCGCTCAAGGCCGCCAAACTGACATCATTAAACTTTACGGCGCAATGGAATTAGCACCGATTATGAATTTGGCAGATGAGATTGTAGATATTGTCGATACCGGTAATACCTTACGTGCAAATGGTTTGGAGCCGCGTGAATTTATTGCTGACATCAGTTCGCGTTTGATCGTGAACAAAGCGTCGATGAAAATGAAACACGTGCAAATCCAAACGATCATCGATCATATCGCCAAAGCCGTTAAGGCTGATTAA
- the lptC gene encoding LPS export ABC transporter periplasmic protein LptC, whose protein sequence is MSKLHLPTINSANLERINPLLLPLPWLVVIVLVILFATLRYSSKENLINQPQADVKIFPHSYITNVEMRQYDGEGNIHYQMTTPLIRRFQVKENPSDKDYSLFETPVFMVVNNPQKPGWFITAQEGRLDNNDTWFSLTQEVVARQTSEKQGETTITTSDLRLNIQDQFAQTGKAVTMRAAKSQITAVGMRADMKRERIELLSNVKGTYEP, encoded by the coding sequence ATGTCCAAATTACACTTGCCAACAATCAACAGCGCCAATCTCGAGCGGATTAATCCCCTGCTTTTACCTTTGCCCTGGCTAGTTGTTATTGTGCTGGTAATCTTGTTTGCCACACTCCGATACTCGAGTAAGGAAAATTTGATCAACCAGCCGCAAGCCGATGTAAAAATATTCCCCCATTCCTACATTACCAATGTTGAAATGCGCCAGTATGACGGTGAAGGCAATATCCACTATCAAATGACGACACCTTTAATTCGCCGCTTCCAAGTGAAAGAAAACCCGAGCGACAAAGATTATTCCCTGTTTGAAACCCCGGTGTTTATGGTAGTTAACAATCCCCAAAAGCCCGGCTGGTTTATTACAGCGCAAGAAGGACGTTTGGATAACAACGACACCTGGTTCAGCCTTACTCAGGAGGTAGTGGCGCGACAAACCTCTGAAAAACAAGGTGAAACCACCATTACTACCAGTGATTTGCGCCTAAATATCCAAGACCAATTCGCGCAAACTGGCAAAGCTGTTACTATGCGCGCCGCTAAAAGCCAGATTACAGCGGTTGGAATGCGCGCAGACATGAAGCGCGAGCGGATTGAATTACTCTCTAACGTCAAGGGCACCTATGAACCCTAG
- the lptB gene encoding LPS export ABC transporter ATP-binding protein: MASLHAQHLAKSYKKRKVVINVSVSVSSGQIVGLLGPNGAGKTTCFYMIAGLVEADNGRVLIDDLDITNLPIHGRARAGIGYLPQEASIFRKLSVADNIMAILETRKDLNRKQRLAKMESLLQEFHITHIRDSLGMSLSGGERRRVEIARALATDPKFILLDEPFAGVDPISVADIKEIVRHLKDRGIGVLITDHNVRETLDICETAFIVSEGHIIASGSSSVILANDKVRQVYLGEDFKL; this comes from the coding sequence ATGGCCAGCCTCCACGCGCAACACCTTGCCAAGAGCTATAAAAAACGCAAAGTCGTTATCAATGTTTCAGTTTCCGTTAGCAGCGGCCAAATTGTTGGCCTGTTAGGACCTAACGGCGCCGGTAAAACTACCTGTTTTTATATGATTGCCGGCTTGGTGGAAGCCGACAATGGCCGCGTATTAATTGATGATTTGGATATCACCAACTTGCCTATTCACGGCCGCGCCCGTGCCGGTATTGGATACTTGCCACAAGAAGCGTCTATTTTCCGCAAGCTCAGCGTTGCCGATAACATCATGGCGATTCTTGAAACCCGCAAAGACCTTAACCGCAAGCAGCGCCTGGCGAAAATGGAATCCTTACTGCAAGAATTCCACATCACCCATATTCGCGACAGCCTCGGTATGTCGCTATCAGGTGGTGAACGTCGCCGCGTGGAAATTGCCCGTGCCTTGGCGACAGATCCAAAATTTATCCTGCTCGACGAACCTTTTGCGGGCGTTGACCCCATCTCGGTTGCCGACATCAAAGAAATTGTTCGCCACCTAAAAGATCGCGGCATTGGCGTGTTAATCACCGACCACAACGTGCGCGAAACCCTCGACATTTGCGAAACAGCATTCATTGTTAGCGAAGGTCATATCATTGCCAGCGGTAGCTCTTCCGTTATTCTCGCCAACGATAAAGTTCGTCAGGTTTACCTTGGCGAAGACTTCAAACTTTAA
- a CDS encoding RNA polymerase factor sigma-54: MKQSLQLKLGQQLTMTPQLQQAIRLLQLSTLDLQQEIQEALDSNPMLEVEDSFDTPSSSNTEFEDSDYARTQEIAATSDSGTDDFSESYSGEMTYNESSSEKFGDESFGETNFGDSDGFRESESFTDTDNYAGTDDYSESATEWNEAIPADLPVDTSWDDVYQTSQSSGSTNYENDDNDFESRRAATDSLYDHLMWQLNLTPMSDRDRIIAMAIIDAVEPSGMLSVTLEDIFSGLITEWDDLELDEVEAVQHRIQQFDPCGACSQNLAECLSVQLQQFDASTPFLAEAKLIAKQYLPLLASRDFRQLMRRTKLKEDELSQAVSLIQSLNPRPGDMIASGETEYVVPDVFVEKREGRWMVELNPEIAPRLRINSDYASLVKRADSSSDNTFLKDNLQEARWFLKSLQSRNETLLKVASCIVEKQRGFLEYGAEAMKPLVLHDIAEIVEMHESTISRVTTQKFMHTPQGIFELKYFFSSHVSTDSGGECSSTAIRALIKKLVSAENPKKPLSDSKITDLLGEQGIQVARRTIAKYRESLNIPPSNERKTL; the protein is encoded by the coding sequence ATGAAGCAATCTCTACAACTCAAGCTCGGTCAACAACTGACCATGACCCCGCAGTTGCAACAAGCGATTCGCCTGTTGCAATTATCGACCTTAGATCTCCAACAAGAAATTCAGGAAGCTCTTGATTCCAACCCCATGTTGGAAGTGGAAGATAGCTTTGATACTCCGTCATCATCCAATACCGAATTTGAAGACAGCGACTACGCTCGCACCCAGGAAATAGCAGCCACCAGCGATAGCGGTACCGACGATTTTAGCGAGAGCTATTCCGGTGAGATGACGTACAACGAATCCAGCAGCGAAAAGTTTGGCGATGAAAGCTTTGGCGAAACCAATTTTGGTGACAGCGATGGCTTCAGAGAAAGCGAAAGTTTTACTGACACCGATAACTACGCCGGCACAGATGATTACAGCGAAAGCGCAACCGAATGGAACGAAGCCATTCCTGCCGATTTACCCGTAGATACCAGTTGGGATGACGTATACCAAACCAGCCAATCCAGTGGATCTACCAATTACGAAAACGACGACAACGATTTTGAAAGTCGCCGCGCCGCTACTGATTCGCTGTACGACCACCTTATGTGGCAACTCAATCTCACGCCTATGTCTGATCGCGACCGCATAATTGCCATGGCAATTATTGATGCGGTTGAACCTAGCGGAATGCTATCAGTCACATTAGAAGACATTTTCAGTGGCCTGATCACCGAATGGGATGATTTGGAGCTGGATGAAGTGGAAGCGGTTCAGCACCGCATCCAACAGTTTGATCCTTGCGGCGCCTGCAGCCAAAACCTGGCCGAATGCTTGAGTGTGCAGCTGCAACAATTCGATGCTTCAACGCCCTTTTTGGCCGAAGCAAAACTCATTGCCAAACAATATTTACCACTACTGGCAAGCCGCGATTTCCGCCAGTTAATGCGCAGGACCAAACTTAAAGAGGATGAGCTTAGCCAAGCGGTAAGCTTGATTCAAAGCCTGAATCCACGCCCCGGCGACATGATTGCCAGCGGTGAAACAGAATATGTAGTGCCCGATGTTTTTGTGGAAAAACGTGAAGGCCGCTGGATGGTAGAGTTAAATCCGGAAATAGCGCCGCGTTTACGCATCAACTCTGATTATGCATCGCTGGTAAAACGTGCGGACTCCAGCAGTGACAATACATTCCTGAAAGACAATTTGCAGGAAGCGCGTTGGTTCTTGAAAAGTTTGCAAAGCCGTAACGAAACCCTGTTAAAAGTGGCCAGTTGTATCGTTGAAAAACAACGAGGCTTTTTGGAGTACGGCGCCGAAGCAATGAAGCCATTGGTACTGCATGATATTGCGGAAATTGTTGAGATGCATGAATCGACTATTTCGCGCGTGACTACGCAAAAATTTATGCACACACCGCAAGGTATTTTTGAACTGAAATATTTTTTCTCCAGCCATGTGAGCACAGATTCCGGTGGCGAATGTTCTTCCACAGCCATTCGCGCCCTGATCAAAAAGCTGGTGAGCGCGGAGAACCCTAAAAAACCACTAAGCGATAGCAAAATTACCGATCTACTCGGCGAACAAGGCATTCAGGTTGCACGCCGCACCATTGCTAAATATCGCGAGTCGCTCAACATTCCGCCATCGAATGAGCGCAAAACACTTTAA
- a CDS encoding BolA family protein produces the protein MQAEQIKALIESQIPDSQVQVGINGSHIDLVVVSPAFAGLTPVKKQQLVLGTLAQQFADGTIHAVDFVKTFTPEQWQQQQ, from the coding sequence ATGCAAGCTGAACAAATCAAAGCGCTTATTGAAAGCCAAATTCCCGATAGCCAGGTCCAGGTTGGCATAAACGGTAGCCACATTGATTTGGTGGTAGTGAGCCCAGCGTTTGCGGGTTTGACTCCGGTAAAAAAACAACAATTGGTGCTCGGCACGCTAGCGCAGCAATTTGCTGACGGCACCATCCACGCCGTGGATTTTGTGAAGACCTTTACCCCTGAACAATGGCAACAACAGCAATAA
- the hisD gene encoding histidinol dehydrogenase has translation MSETLITRLDASQSDFKQRLDELLAWESVSDTRVASVVDDILHQVKTRGDAAVLEFTNKFDRRSAKSMDELVVTADQLKNALTQITPEQRKALEVAAERIRSYHKHQLQTSWKYTEADGTVLGQQISAMERVGLYVPGGKASYPSSVLMNAVPAKVAGVDELTMVVPAPDGELSPMVLAAAAIAGVDRVITIGGAQAVAALAYGTETIAKVDKIVGPGNIYVATAKRAVFGQVAIDMIAGPSEILVICDGLTDPDWIAMDLFSQAEHDEQAQAILLCPDAEYLDKVEASIARLLPTLSRNEIATTSLKNRGALIKVADIEEAVEVSNRIAPEHLELSVADPELLLPKIRHAGAIFMGRFTPEALGDYCAGPNHVLPTSGTARFSSPLGVYDFQKRSSIIMCSAAGASELSKVASVLARSEYLEAHARSAEYRIKD, from the coding sequence ATGTCTGAGACTTTAATTACCCGTTTGGATGCCAGCCAAAGCGACTTTAAACAGCGCCTGGATGAATTGTTAGCGTGGGAATCCGTTAGCGATACACGTGTTGCCAGCGTGGTAGATGACATTTTGCATCAAGTGAAAACGCGCGGTGATGCTGCGGTATTAGAGTTTACAAATAAGTTTGATCGTCGCTCTGCGAAAAGCATGGATGAGTTAGTTGTTACTGCCGATCAACTTAAAAACGCGTTGACGCAAATTACTCCCGAGCAACGCAAAGCCTTGGAAGTTGCAGCGGAACGTATTCGCAGTTATCACAAACATCAATTGCAAACATCGTGGAAATACACTGAAGCAGATGGCACTGTTCTCGGTCAACAAATTAGCGCTATGGAGCGCGTTGGCCTGTATGTTCCCGGTGGAAAAGCGTCTTATCCTTCATCGGTTTTAATGAACGCCGTGCCTGCAAAAGTGGCAGGTGTGGATGAGCTAACCATGGTTGTGCCCGCGCCTGATGGCGAGCTGAGCCCAATGGTTCTTGCTGCTGCGGCAATTGCTGGAGTGGATCGCGTAATTACTATCGGCGGTGCGCAAGCGGTTGCTGCATTGGCTTATGGAACTGAAACGATTGCCAAGGTCGATAAAATTGTTGGTCCTGGCAATATTTATGTTGCGACTGCCAAGCGTGCTGTTTTCGGCCAAGTTGCTATCGATATGATTGCGGGGCCATCAGAAATTTTAGTGATTTGCGATGGCTTAACTGATCCCGATTGGATTGCAATGGATCTGTTCAGTCAGGCTGAGCACGATGAACAAGCGCAAGCGATTTTGCTCTGCCCGGATGCGGAATATCTCGATAAAGTTGAAGCATCAATTGCGCGCTTGTTGCCAACTTTATCGCGCAATGAAATTGCGACTACGTCTTTAAAAAATCGCGGCGCTTTAATTAAAGTGGCTGATATCGAAGAAGCAGTTGAGGTAAGTAATCGCATCGCGCCTGAACACTTGGAGTTATCTGTAGCTGATCCTGAATTATTGCTACCTAAAATTCGCCACGCAGGTGCAATTTTTATGGGGCGTTTTACACCAGAAGCTTTGGGCGATTATTGCGCGGGGCCAAACCACGTTTTGCCCACATCAGGTACTGCGCGTTTCTCATCGCCCTTGGGTGTCTACGATTTCCAAAAACGCAGTTCAATTATTATGTGCTCTGCTGCGGGTGCATCGGAGTTATCGAAAGTTGCTTCGGTGTTAGCGCGCAGTGAATATCTTGAAGCGCACGCGCGCTCGGCGGAATATCGAATTAAAGATTAA
- the hpf gene encoding ribosome hibernation-promoting factor, HPF/YfiA family, with protein MQINVSGHHVEVTESMRDYVISKLERLSNHHDRITNTHVILSVDKLEQKAEATLHVSGKDIFADATDPDLYTAIDSLADKLDRQLIKHKEKMRSHR; from the coding sequence ATGCAAATAAATGTCAGTGGCCACCACGTAGAAGTTACCGAATCAATGAGAGATTACGTGATCAGCAAATTGGAGCGTTTAAGCAATCATCACGACCGCATCACTAATACTCACGTTATTCTTTCGGTTGATAAACTCGAACAAAAAGCGGAAGCCACTTTACACGTTAGCGGAAAAGATATTTTTGCCGATGCCACAGATCCCGATCTATATACAGCAATAGATTCCCTGGCCGACAAATTGGATCGCCAGCTAATTAAACATAAAGAAAAGATGCGCAGCCATCGCTAA
- a CDS encoding MlaC/ttg2D family ABC transporter substrate-binding protein produces MKPLYQNLTGVLLSLAMMVVAPIASAAEKTPQAIVEQATTDMLAIVKKHNAAGKKTDAYYADVQKTLDAVVDFPFIAKAVMRKSAKTATPEQIEKFTTVFKNGLIKTYAKGLANYADSEIKTLPVTMAADATRVSVDQEVSDKGATHKLSYTLRKDNGEWKLINVVLNGVNLGESFTSQFDQAMIKNDKNIDKVIETWLAAN; encoded by the coding sequence ATGAAACCACTGTATCAAAACCTTACGGGTGTTCTTTTAAGTCTGGCAATGATGGTTGTTGCACCCATAGCCTCTGCCGCTGAAAAAACACCGCAAGCCATTGTTGAGCAAGCAACTACCGATATGCTCGCCATTGTGAAAAAACACAATGCTGCTGGCAAAAAGACCGATGCTTACTATGCAGATGTGCAAAAAACATTGGATGCAGTGGTCGATTTTCCGTTTATCGCCAAAGCTGTAATGCGTAAATCAGCAAAAACAGCTACCCCCGAGCAAATTGAAAAATTCACGACTGTCTTTAAAAACGGTTTGATCAAAACCTATGCAAAAGGTTTGGCAAATTACGCGGATAGCGAGATTAAAACCTTGCCTGTAACCATGGCTGCTGATGCAACGCGTGTAAGTGTTGATCAGGAAGTCAGTGACAAAGGCGCAACCCACAAGCTTTCTTACACCTTGAGAAAAGATAATGGTGAGTGGAAATTGATCAATGTGGTATTGAATGGTGTGAATTTGGGTGAGTCTTTTACCAGCCAGTTCGACCAAGCCATGATCAAAAACGACAAGAATATCGATAAGGTGATTGAGACCTGGTTGGCTGCTAACTAG
- the murA gene encoding UDP-N-acetylglucosamine 1-carboxyvinyltransferase yields MDKFKILGGGPLSGEICISGSKNAALPILAAVLLANSPVTLLNVPHLNDITTMNRLLGSMGVAITGTNGHGFVLDSNNITEFTAPYDLVKTMRASILVLGPMLARYGVANVSFPGGCAIGSRPVDIHLRGLEAMGAKIEIDGGYIRATSNGRLKGAHFFMDTVTVGGTENLLMAAVLAEGKTILENAAREPEIVDLAHMLVAMGAKIEGIGTSTLTIQGVESLHGCTYTVMPDRIETGTYLVAAAATRGSIKLTATKADILEAVLFKLEEAGADITHGDDWIALDMHGKRPKAVSLKTAPYPAFPTDMQSQFMAMNAVAEGVSHITETIFENRLVQVNELNRMGAHITLEGNTAVVTGVERLKGAPVMASDLRASASLVIAGLVADGETLIDRIYHIDRGYEAIEAKFQSIGASVCRVKSSS; encoded by the coding sequence ATGGATAAGTTTAAAATTCTGGGCGGCGGTCCGCTCAGTGGTGAAATTTGTATTTCTGGCTCTAAAAACGCTGCTTTGCCAATCCTTGCAGCGGTGCTTTTGGCCAATAGCCCGGTCACCTTGCTCAATGTTCCACATTTGAATGACATCACCACCATGAACAGATTGTTGGGTTCTATGGGGGTGGCGATCACGGGTACAAATGGCCACGGCTTTGTACTGGATTCCAACAATATCACCGAATTTACCGCGCCCTATGACCTCGTAAAAACCATGCGTGCTTCGATTCTGGTGTTGGGCCCAATGCTTGCTCGTTATGGCGTAGCCAATGTGTCTTTCCCTGGTGGGTGTGCAATTGGTTCGCGCCCCGTGGATATTCACCTGCGTGGCCTCGAGGCCATGGGTGCAAAAATTGAAATCGACGGCGGTTACATTCGTGCAACCTCTAATGGTCGCCTGAAGGGCGCTCATTTCTTTATGGATACGGTCACCGTTGGTGGAACAGAAAATCTGCTGATGGCGGCAGTCTTGGCAGAAGGTAAAACTATTCTCGAAAACGCCGCACGTGAGCCAGAGATTGTGGACCTGGCGCACATGCTAGTTGCTATGGGCGCAAAAATTGAAGGTATTGGCACTTCAACCCTGACCATTCAGGGCGTTGAGTCCTTGCATGGTTGTACTTACACCGTAATGCCAGACCGTATTGAAACCGGCACCTACTTGGTCGCAGCGGCGGCAACGCGCGGCAGCATCAAATTGACGGCGACCAAAGCCGATATTCTGGAAGCTGTATTGTTCAAGCTTGAAGAAGCGGGCGCCGATATCACCCACGGCGACGATTGGATTGCGTTGGATATGCACGGCAAGCGCCCGAAAGCGGTGAGTTTGAAGACTGCGCCTTACCCTGCATTCCCAACCGATATGCAATCGCAATTTATGGCGATGAACGCAGTCGCCGAAGGTGTTAGCCATATCACCGAAACCATTTTTGAAAACCGCTTAGTGCAAGTAAACGAATTGAACCGTATGGGCGCACATATTACGCTGGAAGGTAATACTGCCGTTGTAACAGGTGTTGAGCGTTTGAAAGGTGCGCCAGTGATGGCGTCGGATTTACGTGCATCTGCCAGTTTGGTGATTGCTGGTTTGGTTGCAGATGGTGAAACCCTGATTGACCGTATTTACCACATTGATCGCGGTTACGAAGCCATTGAAGCAAAATTCCAAAGCATCGGCGCCAGCGTGTGTCGTGTAAAAAGCAGTTCGTAA
- a CDS encoding KpsF/GutQ family sugar-phosphate isomerase, producing the protein MPPFDFIASGLRTVRIESDAVTALSQRLDQEFNKACELILNCTGRIIVTGMGKSGHIGKKIAATLASTGTPAFFVHPGEASHGDLGMITKQDIVLAISYSGTSNEILTLLPLLKRSGIKIISMTGNPGSTLAEVAEAHLNIAVETEACPLDLAPTASTTATLVLGDALAIALLEARGFTEEDFAFSHPGGALGRKLLLRVVDIMHTGDRIPRVPPTASLSQALLTMTEKGFGMTTVVDDKNQLLGIFTDGDLRRTVDKGISLTGVKISDLMNRTPKTIGIKALPAEALKMMEDLKITALVVSDEQACPVGVLHMHDLLRAGVV; encoded by the coding sequence ATGCCGCCATTCGATTTTATTGCCTCAGGACTTCGAACAGTTCGCATAGAATCTGATGCTGTAACCGCTTTGAGCCAAAGACTCGACCAAGAGTTCAACAAAGCCTGCGAGCTCATACTCAATTGCACCGGGCGGATTATCGTGACCGGAATGGGTAAATCCGGTCACATCGGCAAAAAAATTGCCGCCACCCTCGCCAGTACAGGTACACCTGCGTTCTTCGTTCATCCCGGCGAAGCCAGTCACGGCGACTTGGGGATGATTACCAAACAAGACATAGTGCTGGCAATTTCTTACTCCGGTACATCTAACGAAATCCTGACTCTTCTACCCTTGCTTAAACGCTCGGGAATCAAAATCATCAGCATGACCGGCAACCCAGGCTCCACATTAGCGGAAGTAGCTGAAGCACACCTGAACATAGCAGTTGAGACCGAGGCCTGTCCGTTAGATTTAGCACCGACGGCAAGTACTACCGCAACGCTAGTATTAGGCGATGCCCTGGCCATAGCCCTGCTGGAAGCGCGCGGCTTTACTGAGGAAGACTTCGCATTCTCCCATCCCGGCGGTGCACTTGGTCGTAAATTATTGTTACGCGTGGTGGACATCATGCACACAGGCGATAGAATCCCGCGTGTTCCGCCTACAGCGAGCTTGAGCCAGGCGCTGCTCACCATGACCGAAAAAGGTTTCGGCATGACAACCGTGGTAGATGACAAAAATCAGCTCTTGGGTATTTTTACCGACGGCGACTTGCGCAGAACAGTTGATAAGGGTATTAGTCTCACCGGCGTTAAGATCAGCGACCTAATGAACAGAACACCCAAAACCATCGGCATTAAAGCCCTGCCGGCTGAAGCCTTGAAAATGATGGAAGATTTAAAAATCACCGCGCTTGTGGTTAGCGATGAACAAGCCTGCCCCGTTGGTGTCTTACATATGCATGACCTGCTGCGCGCAGGCGTTGTTTAA
- the lptA gene encoding lipopolysaccharide transport periplasmic protein LptA, which translates to MNPSLTSKILRWTRVVACLLAMSSAGVQALPDDKNQSLRISADKQEIDLKQGVVIYSGDVKLIQGTLEITAQKIHVRKDKDQEEESFTAEGSPAHYQQQPEAGKPIIHAEAGTIHYNVKTEQLVLDKNVSIEQNGSVTKAGHVDYDIKSQTAKFSGTGRVETVIPAKPEKKE; encoded by the coding sequence ATGAACCCTAGCCTTACATCAAAAATCCTTCGCTGGACCCGCGTCGTGGCTTGCTTGCTGGCAATGAGTTCCGCAGGAGTTCAGGCCTTGCCCGATGATAAAAACCAGTCTTTGCGCATTTCTGCCGACAAACAAGAAATCGACCTTAAGCAAGGAGTTGTGATTTATAGCGGCGATGTGAAGCTAATCCAGGGCACGCTGGAAATTACTGCGCAAAAAATTCATGTTCGCAAGGACAAGGATCAGGAAGAAGAATCATTCACCGCTGAAGGCAGCCCTGCCCACTACCAGCAACAACCGGAAGCCGGTAAGCCCATTATTCACGCCGAGGCAGGCACGATTCATTACAACGTAAAAACCGAGCAATTGGTGTTGGATAAAAACGTATCTATTGAACAAAACGGTTCGGTTACCAAAGCAGGACACGTGGATTACGACATTAAGAGCCAAACGGCGAAGTTTTCCGGTACTGGCCGTGTCGAAACGGTAATTCCTGCAAAACCAGAGAAAAAAGAATAA
- a CDS encoding PTS sugar transporter subunit IIA, translated as MQIQSLLTPERACSSLEASSKRRALELLAEVIAQDISTIDADDLVRRFLARERLGSTGVGHGIAIPHCRINNSAGAIGALITLKHPVEFDSIDNEPVDILFAMLVPEDSHAEHLKNLAALAGALTRSEFRQRLRAASDNSTLYEAAIS; from the coding sequence ATGCAAATTCAATCACTGTTAACACCCGAACGCGCTTGCAGTAGCCTTGAGGCCAGCAGCAAACGACGCGCATTGGAATTACTTGCAGAAGTTATTGCGCAAGATATTTCAACCATTGATGCCGATGATTTAGTGCGTCGGTTTCTTGCGCGCGAGCGTTTGGGGTCAACAGGCGTTGGGCACGGCATTGCAATCCCGCACTGCCGCATCAATAACAGCGCGGGTGCTATAGGTGCACTTATTACGCTAAAGCATCCCGTTGAATTCGATTCTATCGACAATGAACCTGTCGATATTTTATTTGCCATGCTGGTGCCAGAAGATTCACACGCAGAACATTTGAAAAATTTGGCCGCTCTGGCCGGTGCATTAACACGCAGTGAGTTTCGCCAGCGTTTACGTGCCGCCAGCGACAACAGCACACTTTACGAAGCAGCCATCAGCTGA